One Theropithecus gelada isolate Dixy chromosome 18, Tgel_1.0, whole genome shotgun sequence DNA segment encodes these proteins:
- the TMEM200C gene encoding LOW QUALITY PROTEIN: transmembrane protein 200C (The sequence of the model RefSeq protein was modified relative to this genomic sequence to represent the inferred CDS: deleted 1 base in 1 codon), with protein MIATGGLLRISARKQDPLRPPSQIPKRKRKAKKRRKNDVVVVKGKLKLCSISGLIALCGILVLLVGIAMAVVGYWPKATGANREGGKQLPPAGSSHRVPTTANSSGSGSKNRSRSHPRAPGGVNSSSAGAPRSTPPARVASPSSSSTSVGFFFRIFSGYLHSDKLKVFGPLIMGIGIFLFICANAVLHENRDKKTKIINLRDLYSTVIDVHSLRAKDLAAAAAAAAAAAASSSSSAPPAAPPGAIPLNGFLSYVQSRGLELKPGSCGGAGDAFGAAAMLAKGSWPPHPAALSGGRPRGAASPPDLASSPRCPREPASLAEAVYSVYRERSGVAGRRRAAAATAAAAASSCSSPAPCSPPESWGRQSTASSLVDSSLSAFALLPLQGDRDRDGDAEGASCSWQRPPGERGSLEIPRGEVDLSMTNLRGAEGSMRGASQELGEPEGAVAARAARGQGGRLPRTGRYAALRRRSTSGLPDYRVPPSPEPPPSPGSADPDSSPLAKAASPSPPLRLEGSPPTRRDSGSSQSDDPSSSNKGYTPLREAGTSSKSVLDAVASQTRDSVAAPVPGAEQSSPEGASQEPLTAEQPQPVQRQFTNKEKLFMISRSHAIGVEEGELESTGI; from the exons ATGATCGCCACCGGCGGCCTGCTGAGGATTTCCGCCAGAAAGCAGGATCCACTCCGCCCCCCAAGTCAGATCCCCAAGCGCAAGCGGAAAGCCAAAAAGAGGCGCAAGAACGATGTGGTGGTGGTGAAAGGCAAGCTGAAGCTGTGCTCCATCTCGGGGCTCATCGCCCTCTGCGGGATCCTGGTGCTGCTGGTGGGCATAGCCATGGCGGTGGTGGGCTACTGGCCCAAGGCCACGGGGGCCAATCGGGAGGGGGGTAAGCAGCTGCCGCCTGCGGGCAGCAGCCACCGCGTCCCGACCACCGCCAACAGCAGCGGCAGTGGCAGCAAAAACCGGTCCAGGAGCCACCCTAGGGCTCCAGGGGGTGTCAACTCCAGTTCCGCGGGCGCGCCCAGGAGCACGCCTCCTGCGCGAGTcgcctccccttcctcctcctccacgtCGGTGGGCTTCTTCTTCCGCATCTTCTCTGGCTACCTGCACTCTGACAAGCTCAAGGTCTTCGGGCCCCTCATCATGGGCATCGGCATCTTCCTCTTCATCTGCGCGAACGCGGTCCTCCACGAGAACCGGGACAAGAAGACCAAAATCATCAACTTGCGGGACCTCTACTCCACAGTCATCGACGTGCACAGCCTCCGCGCCAAAGACCTGGCggccgccgcggccgccgccgcgGCCGCAGCCGCCTCCTCGTCGTCGTCGGCC CCCCCCGCGGCGCCCCCCGGGGCCATCCCGCTCAACGGCTTCCTCAGCTACGTGCAGTCGCGGGGCCTGGAACTGAAGCCGGGGAGCTGCGGTGGCGCCGGAGACGCCTTCGGAGCCGCGGCGATGCTGGCCAAGGGCTCGTGGCCGCCTCACCCCGCGGCCCTGAGCGGCGGCCGCCCCCGGGGCGCCGCGTCCCCGCCGGACCTGGCCTCTTCCCCGCGCTGTCCGCGGGAGCCCGCGAGCCTGGCCGAGGCCGTGTACAGCGTCTACCGCGAGCGCTCGGGCGTGGCCGGCCGTCGCCGGGCCGCCGctgccaccgccgccgccgccgctagCAGCTGCAGCAGTCCGGCGCCCTGCAGCCCACCCGAGAGCTGGGGGCGCCAGAGCACCGCCAGCTCCCTCGTGGACTCCTCGCTGAGCGCCTTCGCGCTGCTGCCCTTGCAAGGGGACCGCGACAGGGACGGGGACGCGGAGGGCGCGAGCTGCAGCTGGCAGAGGCCTCCGGGGGAACGCGGCTCCCTGGAGATCCCGAGGGGCGAGGTCGACCTGAGCATGACCAACCTCCGCGGAGCAGAGGGCAGCATGCGCGGGGCGAGCCAGGAGCTAGGGGAGCCCGAGGGCGCGGTAGCGGCGCGCGCCGCCAGGGGGCAGGGCGGCCGCCTGCCCAGGACCGGCAGGTACGCGGCCTTGCGGCGCCGCAGCACCAGCGGGCTCCCGGACTACCGGGTGCCGCCGTCCCCCGAGCCCCCGCCCTCCCCGGGGAGTGCGGACCCGGACTCCAGCCCTCTGGCCAAAGCCGCCTCCCCCTCGCCACCCCTGCGGCTGGAGGGCTCGCCCCCCACCAGGCGGGACTCGGGGAGCTCCCAGTCGGATGACCCATCCAGCAGCAATAAGGGCTACACACCCCTGCGGGAGGCCGGCACCTCCTCCAAGTCGGTCTTGGACGCAGTTGCCAGTCAAACGCGAGACTCTGTGGCCGCCCCTGTTCCGGGTGCGGAGCAGAGCTCCCCGGAGGGTGCCAGTCAGGAGCCACTTACGGCCGAGCAACCTCAGCCGGTGCAGAGGCAGTTTACAAACAAGGAGAAACTCTTCATGATTTCCAGGTCTCATGCCATAGGGGTAGAAGAAGGAGAACTGGAAAGCACAGGCATTTAG